DNA sequence from the Chryseobacterium turcicum genome:
TAAAAACTTTTGTAAAACAAAAAATTGCTTAAATTGCAGTATCGGATTTAAAATTTTAAAAGAATCTTAAAAAAATGTTTGATAATCTACGCCACAAAATGGAACGCGAATGGTTTGGTGTACTCACAAGAATGGGTGCTAAACTAGGAATTCCGGTTTCTAAACTGAGAATTTTCTTTATCTATTCTACCTTTGCAACGGCAGGATTTTTCTTTTTAATTTATCTTGGCTTGGCTTTTATCCTTTGGATTAAAGACATTTTTATCACCAGACGACCAAGCGTTTTTGACCTTTAAATATGGAGTTTTTACAAATTACATCACACGATGATTATCGTGTAGAGCAGATTTTCAAATCTTATTCAACAA
Encoded proteins:
- a CDS encoding PspC family transcriptional regulator, with translation MFDNLRHKMEREWFGVLTRMGAKLGIPVSKLRIFFIYSTFATAGFFFLIYLGLAFILWIKDIFITRRPSVFDL